In a genomic window of Gadus macrocephalus chromosome 9, ASM3116895v1:
- the LOC132465247 gene encoding echinoidin-like has protein sequence MFLRSVLLCGLHALALAGLLTEPSADSKVKLERGSCPSFWYEFDTDCYKYVASTWTWVDAELYCQSLGAHLVSIHSTSVMNFLTTLIENYDPTTGDYWIGLNDVHKEGSWMWSDASLRDYSYWGRAQPDNYNGAQHCVQLQYYATVKKYAWNDEKCTIVAPSVCKLRKTCP, from the coding sequence ATGTTCTTGCGCTCCGTTCTCCTGTGTGGCCTGCACGCCCTCGCCCTGGCAGGTCTGCTTACCGAGCCATCAGCTGACTCCAAGGTGAAGCTTGAGCGCGGCTCCTGTCCGTCCTTCTGGTATGAGTTTGACACCGACTGCTACAAATATGTTGCTAGCACATGGACCTGGGTCGATGCTGAGCTCTACTGCCAATCATTGGGCGCACACCTGGTCTCTATCCATAGCACCAGCGTAATGAACTTCCTTACCACGCTGATAGAGAACTATGACCCAACCACAGGGGACTACTGGATAGGATTAAATGATGTGCATAAAGAAGGCTCCTGGATGTGGAGTGACGCGTCCCTAAGAGACTATAGTTATTGGGGCCGTGCACAGCCAGACAACTATAATGGAGCGCAACATTGTGTCCAACTGCAGTATTACGCGACGGTGAAGAAATATGCTTGGAATGATGAGAAGTGCACAATCGTTGCTCCTTCTGTTTGTAAACTTCGTAAAACCTGTCCATAG
- the bbs2 gene encoding Bardet-Biedl syndrome 2 protein homolog: MLVPIFTLKLNHKINPRMVTVGKFDGIHPCLTAATQAGKVFIHNPHTRGQRPAAHRLSQSTQDSDISLLNINQAVSCLTAGSLGPNTAGDTLLVGSQTNLLAYDVHDNADIFYREVTDGANAIVLGKLGDIQSPLAIIGGNCALQGFDYEGKDLFWTVTGDNVQSLVLCDFTGDGKNELLVGSEDFDIRVFKEDKLVSEMSENETVTSLCHMHGSRFGYALANGTVGVYDRTARYWRIKSKNHAMSIHAFDLNGDGVVELITGWSNGKIDARSDRTGDVIFKDNFSSSVAGVVEGDYRMDGQVQLICTSTEGEVRGYLPASKELKGNLMESSVEQDLVRELSQRRQNLLLELRNYDENAKGVTETDSEVGVIPANTQLQTALSVRPATEAQKAHVELSISTPNETIIRSVLIFAEGIFEGESHVVHPSAQKLSGCVRVPIVPPKDIPVDLHIKAFVGGKNSTQFHVFEITRQLPRFSMYVMGADPSVAPPTGRVTFSINDRSQRVVMWLNQNFLLPKGANSPDVTFTSLRAGGLLSISMTSSGQITLSTDDIDLAGDLIQSLASFLAIEDLSAEVDFPDYFKELRTTLTEVDEFHCVHQKLTAAIADHSNYIRNMLVQAEDARLMGNMITMKKRYRELYDVNRDLVNEYKIRSNNHNALLARLKCVNQAIQRAGRLRVGKPKNQVISACRDAIKTNNVNTLFKIMKAGAASS, encoded by the exons ATGCTGGTTCCAATATTTACTCTGAAGCTGAACCACAAGATCAACCCTCGCATGGTTACTGTTGGAAAGTTTGATGGAATTCATCCATGTCTGACAGCCGCCACTCAGGCAGGGAAG GTGTTCATCCACAACCCCCACACCCGTGGACAGCGACCTGCCGCGCACCGGCTGAGCCAGAGCACACAGGACTCTGACATCTCCCTGCTCAACATCAACCAGGCGGTTAGCTGCCTGACTGCAGGCTCCCTGGGGCCTAACACCGCAGGGGACACCCTACTGGTTGGCTCTCAGACCAACCTGCTGGCCTACGACGTCCACGACAACGCTGATATATTCTACAGAGAG GTTACAGATGGGGCCAACGCAATTGTGCTGGGGAAACTAGGGGACATCCAATCTCCCCTGGCCATCATCGGTGGGAACTGTGCCTTACAAGGCTTTGACTATGAGGGCAAAGACCTGTTCTGGACG GTTACTGGTGATAATGTTCAATCGCTGGTGCTCTGTGACTTCACCGGAGACGGGAAGAATGAG CTCTTAGTCGGGTCTGAGGATTTTGACATCAGGGTTTTCAAAGAAGACAAGCTTGTTTCCGAGATGTCAGAAAATGAG ACAGTGACCTCGCTGTGCCATATGCACGGTAGCCGGTTTGGCTATGCCCTAGCCAATGGTACAGTGGGAGTCTATGACCGGACGGCCCGCTACTGGAGAATAAAG TCCAAGAATCATGCGATGAGCATCCACGCCTTCGACCTGAATGGTGATGGAGTGGTAGAACTGATCACCGGCTGGTCCAACGGAAAG ATCGATGCCCGTAGCGACCGCACGGGCGATGTCATCTTCAAAGACAACTTCTCCTCGTCGGTGGCcggtgtggtggagggggactACCGGATGGACGGGCAGGTCCAACTCATCTGCACCTCCacggagggagagg TGCGAGGCTACCTTCCAGCCAGTAAGGAACTGAAGGGGAACCTAATGGAGTCCAGTGTAGAGCAGGACCTGGTCAGAGAGCTCAGCCAGCGCAGACAGAATCTCTTGCTGGAACTACGGAACTACGACGAGAATGCCAAG GGTGTGACGGAGACGGACAGCGAGGTGGGTGTGATACCAGCCAACACTCAGCTCCAGACAGCATTGTCTGTCCGGCCCGCCACCGAGGCCCAGAAGGCCCATGTAGAACTCAGCATCTCCACGCCAAACG AGACCATTATCCGCTCAGTGCTGATCTTCGCCGAGGGGATCTTCGAGGGAGAGAGCCACGTGGTCCACCCCAGCGCACAAAAGCTCTCAGGCTGTGTCCGAGTGCCCATAGTCCCTCCCAAGGACATACCGGTAGACCTGCACATCAAGGCCTTTGTCGGGGGTAAGAACAG TACCCAGTTCCACGTGTTTGAGATCACCCGTCAGCTGCCCCGCTTCTCCATGTACGTCATGGGGGCGGACCCCTCGgtggccccgcccactggcaGGGTCACCTTCAGCATCAACGACCGGTCCCAGCGG GTGGTGATGTGGCTCAACCAGAACTTCCTGCTCCCAAAGGGAGCAAACAGTCCAGATGTCACCTTCACATCGCTACGAGCAGGAGGACTGTTGTCCATCAGCATGACCAGCAGTGGACAG ATCACCTTGAGCACAGATGACATCGACCTGGCAGGGGATCTCATCCAATCGCTGGCCTCGTTCCTGGCTATCGAGGACCTGTCGGCTGAGGTCGACTTTCCAGACTACTTCAAAGAGCTCCGCACAACTCTCACTGAG GTGGACGAGTTCCACTGTGTACACCAGAAGCTGACGGCGGCCATCGCTGACCACTCCAACTACATCAGGAACATGCTGGTGCAGGCCGAGGACGCCCGCCTCATGGGGAACAT GATCACCATGAAGAAGCGCTACCGGGAGCTGTACGATGTGAACCGAGACCTGGTCAACGAGTACAAGATccgctccaacaaccacaatgcACTGCTGGCCCGCCTCAAGTGCGTCAACCAGGCCATCCAACGGGCTGGGAGACtgcgag TGGGTAAGCCAAAGAACCAGGTGATCTCTGCCTGCCGTGATGCCATCAAGACCAACAACGTCAACACGCTCTTTAAGATCATGAAGGCCGGCGCCGCCTCTTCCTGA
- the LOC132464956 gene encoding lactose-binding lectin l-2-like — MFLRSVLLCGLHALALAGLLTEPSADSKVKLERGSCPSFWYEFDTDCYKYVASLLTWADAELYCQSLGANLVSIHSTSEMIFIVRLIQNFDPTKGNHWIGLSDVHKEGSWIWSDGSPVDAAFWTEPNNHKGAEDCVHMTYWK, encoded by the coding sequence ATGTTCTTGCGCTCCGTTCTCCTGTGTGGCCTGCACGCCCTCGCCCTGGCAGGTCTGCTTACCGAGCCTTCAGCTGACTCCAAGGTGAAGCTTGAGCGCGGCTCCTGTCCGTCCTTCTGGTATGAATTTGACACCGACTGCTACAAATATGTTGCTAGCCTATTGACCTGGGCCGATGCTGAGCTCTACTGCCAATCTTTGGGCGCAAACCTGGTCTCTATCCATAGCACCAGCGAAATGATCTTCATTGTCAGGCTGATACAGAACTTTGACCCAACCAAAGGGAACCACTGGATAGGACTCAGTGATGTGCATAAAGAAGGCTCCTGGATATGGAGCGACGGGTCCCCAGTAGATGCTGCTTTTTGGACAGAGCCAAACAACCATAAAGGAGCGGAGGATTGTGTCCACATGACATATTGGAAGTAG